Below is a genomic region from Ficedula albicollis isolate OC2 chromosome 25, FicAlb1.5, whole genome shotgun sequence.
ccccccccccccccccccccccccccccccccccccccccccccccccccccccccccccccccccccccccccccccccccccccccccccccccccccccccccccccccccccccccccccccccccccccccccccccccccccccccccccccccccccccccccccccccccccccccccccccccccccactcaTCCCCCGGCCACGGGGAGGGTGTCATCTCCCCGCGGGGGTACATCAGCCAAACCCCTTTTTTctgggggacacacacacacacacacacggctTTCCCTCCCGCTGCAGGGCGGGGTCGGTGTCTCCTGGGGCAGCAGAATCTCCTGCTCTGGCCCCGCTCCGCCGCGCACCGAGCGCCCGGGGGCTGGCGAGGAGCCGGGCTGCGGCGGGGGGTAACGCggcccctccctgccctttgGGCTGGTTCGAGCTGCTTTGGGTTCGGGCTGCTGTTGGTTCccgcagcccccagccctgccccgcgACCCCTCCCCAGTATTTATTTGTGAATATTGTACCAGACGGGAACACCAAACGCCCTCAGCTTGGGGCAGTGCCAGGTCCCAGCCCCCACAGGGTCCAACTTCCCTCTCTCacctctctccttttttaataaatgtctCATGACCCCCCCGTGCTATCCCTGTCTCTCCTCCTGGCCCCACGGGCACACAGATCCCACACCTTGGATCCCACACCCGGGATTCTGCACCCCAGATCCCACACCCGGGATTCTGCACCCCATATCCCACTCCCCATATCCCACACCCCAGATCCCACACCCCGGATTCTGCACCCCATATCCCACACTCCAGATCCCACACCCTGGATTCTGCACCCCATATCCCACACTCCAGATCCCACACCCTAGATTCTGCACCCCAGATCCCACACTGCAGATCCCACACCCTGGATTCTTCACCACAGATCCCACGCCCCAAttctgcaccccaaatcccacactTCAGATCCCACACTGCAGATCCCACACCCCGATTCTGCACCCCAGATCCCACTCCCCATATCCCACACTCCACATCCCACACCCTAGATTCTGCACCCCAGATCCCACACTTCAGATCCCACACTGCAGATACCACACCCTGGAttctgcaccccaaatcccacaccCCGGATTTTGCACCCCAGATCCCACACTCTGGATTCTGCACCCCAGATCCCACACTGCAGGTCCCACACCCTGGTTTCCACACCCCGGATCCTTCACCCCGGATCCTGCGCCCCACATCCACTCCCGGTTATTGCGCAAGGGGCCGGGGGCGAAGGCGGCAGCTGGGTTGGCACATCCCGGCGTGGGAAGCGGGTGGTGGCTCCGAGGTGACCGTGGGGTGactctggagcagggagggcggtgcggggctgggAAATCGTGCTCTGCCTCGGCTCCAGCGCGGGGGGAGTGAGACCCCATCGCAACTGGGGGCAcctgtgggatgcagctccGGCGGTTTTCCAGCGATGCTCTTTGGGAGCTGCCCGATAATTGCCTTGCGTGGGATGGCATTAATTATCCCAGGATCGGGGGGCTCAGCCCGCGTCCCTACCGGGGCTAAGCTGGGGAGCGCAGAAAGGGTCAGGGTGCACTGAGGGCCTGGGTGCTGCCTTgagttttggggtgctgctggccccTGCACCCTGCCCGGCTCGGATCCCCTGGAATGGGCCGGGGCAGCCCCCgagcagctgtggggcaggtggggggcactgccccaccGAGCTGAGCCTTGACTGGGGGGTGGAGAAGGGagccagggctcagggctggcttcACCCCCACGCCGGGGGTGTGACCCTGCACCCCGGGAGCGCgtccaggagcaggaagggtGGAATTACATCTtccctggggaggagaaggagaagggggaGGAAGGCTTCGCTACCTCCAGGTGGACACTTGGCAGGCGCCCATCGCCCTTGTCGCCATTCCCAAAGCGCTGCCAGGCGCTGTCCTGGCTCTCCCCACGTCCCCGAGGGTGGGCGCGGGACGCGACCCCCTCCCCACTTCACCCCAgcggctgctgctggccccgGAGACCCCGGGAAAGCCACGGCCGGGGCGGGAGCAGGCggtaaccccccccccccccccccccggggcgggAGCAGGCGGTAATGGAATCCAGCCGTCCCCCCCCGGCTCCGACGGCTTCTCCGCGTTGGAGGAATATCCGCTTTCCCCCCGCAAGCCCTGGGGACGGCTCCGGTTTGCCTCCGGTTGGAGGGATCATTGTGGGGGCTCCGGGACCCCGAGAGCTGGGGCGGCACATCTGGATGGGGAGTGGTCTGTGCTCTCCCCACGGCGGCCCGGGGGTCtcattctgctgctctgggggtgctgggggggctCCAGGAGGGGCAGCGGCAGGAGGCGCCCCCTCCCCGGAGGGGATGGCGGCTGCTCTCgaaacaaaagcaaattccTCCTGTGCGGCGCTGGGATGGAtggggggctgggatggatggggCCGTGAGTAACCCCAAAACTGCTCCGGAGGCTGTGCCCCCCTCCCGCGGCTCCGCGTGGgtggtccccccccccccccccccccccccccccccccccccccccccccccccccccccccccccccccccccccccccccccccccccccccccccccccccccccccccccccccccccccccccccccctggccccTCGCCTTTCATCTCCGCAGACAAAGCGGGGCCCGGCTCCCTCCCCGCTCTGTGCGCGGGGAATGAATGCCCGACCCTGGGGGGGCCCCGGCCCCTCACCCCGGAATTTTTCCCGTGCGTTTTCTGGAAGCAGAGGCTGCGCTGGGTGTGGGGGAACAGCGGGGGGGATGTGGCTGCATCTCGTCCCCCCCGCCCCGTGCCGGAGCCGTAGcgaaggagcaggaggggtttCGATCTGCCTGAAGCCGTGGGGGTGTGCGGGGCGGGGGGACAGGGGTGGCGGCCACCCCCTCCACTGGGCCGCGAtggggaggctgagctggaggaacAACACCCCGCGGCACCGGGAAGGGACCCAGCATGACACCCCCCAAGGGCTGGTGCCACCCCCCAGTCACCCCCAGTCACACCCTCCGGGCGGGTCAGAGCCCACCCTGGATGCTCTGCAGGGTCTAAAACATCCTCCCCCCATCCCAGACGCATGGCTGGactgaggagctgggcacagggaggtgccaGCCGCGGGGGAGGGGGTCTCTGCACGTGGGACAAGCTCGCTGGCCGCGGCTCAGGGCGCTGCCACCGTGCCACCTGTGCAGGTGGGCTCTGGCACACGGCACAGGGgtctctgcagctccttgcaCCCAGTGCGGTGTCACCTAAGTGGGGTGAGCACCCAGCTTGTCCCgtctctgcagctccttgcaCCCAGTGCGGTGTCACCTAACTGGGGTGAGCACCCAGCTTGTCCGCgggggtgtccccagcgctCAGGGCAGCCAGGGACGCTGACGCCAGGGTGGCTCAGCGAGGcgcccccagccccggggcagggTGACTGTCACCGCCCTCGCTGTGCCCGGCGGGCCGGGGGCTGTGCGGGAGCTCCCCCCTTCCCCCCGTGCTGGCGCACGGCCAGCATTGTTCTCCCcgcgcctcctcctcctcctcctcctcctcctctccccctccagCTGCATCTGGCGCCGCAGCTTTCCTGGGCTCCAGCGGAGGGGGAgcctccagccccacagagccccccGGCCTGGGGGGCTTCACCCCCATTCCACTGTGGAGTCTCGTCCCAGTAGGGGCTATTTTTGGGGAGGGGTCGTCCTTAACTGCTTTCTGCCCCACGGCTGGAAGCTCCCACGGGGTGTGGagtgcagggctggaaaagggggGCTGATGCTGTGTGGGGGGAGTCTGCCTGCATTGTGGGGTCTCCATGGACGCTGAGATGATGCAGAGGGTCCTGGAGGGTGACTGGGGGTGGGTTCTGGGAGTGGGGGCTCTAGgggggacaaggacagggtgAGNNNNNNNNNNNNNNNNNNNNNNNNNNNNNNNNNNNNNNNNNNNNNNNNNNNNNNNNNNNNNNNNNNNNNNNNNNNNNNNNNNNNNNNNNNNNNNNNNNNNNNNNNNNNNNNNNNNNNNNNNNNNNNNNNNNNNNNNNNNNNNNNNNNNNNNNNNNNNNNNNNNNNNNNNNNNNNNNNNNNNNNNNNNNNNNNNNNNNNNNNNNNNNNNNNNNNNNNNNNNNNNNNNNNNNNNNNNNNNNNNNNNNNNNNNNNNNNNNNNNNNNNNNNNNNNNNNNNNNNNNNNNNNNNNNNNNNNNNNNNNNNNNNNNNNNNNNNNNNNNNNNNNNNNNNNNNNNNNNNNNNNNNNNNNNNNNNNNNNNNNNNNNNNNNNNNNNNNNNNNNNNNNNNNNNNNNNNNNNNNNNNNNNNNNNNNNNNNNNNNNNNNNNNNNNNNNNNNNNNNNNNNNNNNNNNNNNNNNNNNNNNNNNNNNNNNNNNNNNNNNNNNNNNNNNNNNNNNNNNNNNNNNNNNNNNNNNNNNNNNNNNNNNNNNNNNNNNNNNNNNNNNNNNNNNNNNNNNNNNNNNNNNNNNNNNNNNNNNNNNNNNNNNNNNNNNNNNNNNNNNNNNNNNNNNNNNNNNNNNNNNNNNNNNNNNNNNNNNNNNNNNNNNNNNNNNNNNNNNNNNNNNNNNNNNNNNNNNNNNNNNNNNNNNNNNNNNNNNNNNNNNNNNNNNNNNNNNNNNNNNNNNNNNNNNNNNNNNNNNNNNNNNNNNNNNNNNNNNNNNNNNNNNNNNNNNNNNNNNNNNNNNNNNNNNNNNNNNNNNNNNNNNNNNNNNNNNNNNNNNNNNNNNNNNNNNNNNNNNNNNNNNNNNNNNNNNNNNNNNNNNNNNNNNNNNNNNNNNNNNNNNNNNNNNNNNNNNNNNNNNNNNNNNNNNNNNNNNNNNNNNNNNNNNNNNNNNNNNNNNNNNNNNNNNNNNNNNNNNNNNNNNNNNNNNNNNNNNNNNNNNNNNNNNNNNNNNNNNNNNNNNNNNNNNNNNNNNNNNNNNNNNNNNNNNNNNNNNNNNNNNNNNNNNNNNNNNNNNNNNNNNNNNNNNNNNNNNNNNNNNNNNNNNNNNNNNNNNNNNNNNNNNNNNNNNNNNNNNNNNNNNNNNNNNNNNNNNNNNNNNNNNNNNNNNNNNNNNNNNNNNNNNNNNNNNNNNNNNNNNNNNNNNNNNNNNNNNNNNNNNNNNNNNNNNNNNNNNNNNNNNNNNNNNNNNNNNNNNNNNNNNNNNNNNNNNNNNNNNNNNNNNNNNNNNNNNNNNNNNNNNNNNNNNNNNNNNNNNNNNNNNNNNNNNNNNNNNNNNNNNNNNNNNNNNNNNNNNNNNNNNNNNNNNNNNNNNNNNNNNNNNNNNNNNNNNNNNNNNNNNNNNNNNNNNNNNNNNNNNNNNNNNNNNNNNNNNNNNNNNNNNNNNNNNNNNNNNNNNNNNNNNNNNNNNNNNNNNNNNNNNNNNNNNNNNNNNNNNNNNNNNNNNNNNNNNNNNNNNNNNNNNNNNNNNNNNNNNNNNNNNNNNNNNNNNNNNNNNNNNNNNNNNNNNNNNNNNNNNNNNNNNNNNNNNNNNNNNNNNNNNNNNNNNNNNNNNNNNNNNNNNNNNNNNNNNNNNNNNNNNCTGGGGTCAAGACTGTTTCAAGACaggggaggaaggcagagggaCTATGGGGGGtgtggggggaaagggaagtgGGGCAGACCCCCGTCGAGGCTcggagcaggaggagctgggagcagccacgggcaggggaaggcagagtCTGACACCTCCCGGTTGTGTaagatggggaaactgaggcacaccCGAGATCAAAGCGGGGCAGAGTCAGTGCCccgggctcctgctgccccagctcaaCCCCACACACCGAGTTGGGATTCGCGTTTAATGCCAAGTACAAAGTCACCAACNNNNNNNNNNNNNNNNNNNNNNNNNNNNNNNNNNNNNNNNNNNNNNNNNNNNNNNNNNNNNNNNNNNNNNNNNNNNNNNNNNNNNNNNNNNNNNNNNNNNNNNNNNNNNNNNNNNNNNNNNNNNNNNNNNNNNNNNNNNNNNNNNNNNNNNNNNNNNNNNNNNNNNNNNNNNNNNNNNNNNNNNNNNNNNNNNNNNNNNNNNNNNNNNNNNNNNNNNNNNNNNNNNNNNNNNNNNNNNNNNNNNNNNNNNNNNNNNNNNNNNNNNNNNNNNNNNNNNNNNNNNNNNNNNNNNNNNNNNNNNNNNNNNNNNNNNNNNNNNNNNNNNNNNNNNNNNNNNNNNNNNNNNNNNNNNNNNNNNNNNNNNNNNNNNNNNNNNNNNNNNNNNNNNNNNNNNNNNNNNNNNNNNNNNNNNNNNNNNNNNNNNNNNNNNNNNNNNNNNNNNNNNNNNNNNNNNNNNNNNNNNNNNNNNNNNNNNNNNNNNNNNNNNNNNNNNNNNNNNNNNNNNNNNNNNNNNNNNNNNNNNNNNNNNNNNNNNNNNNNNNNNNNNNNNNNNNNNNNNNNNNNNNNNNNNNNNNNNNNNNNNNNNNNNNNNNNNNNNNNNNNNNNNNNNNNNNNNNNNNNNNNNNNNNNNNNNNNNNNNNNNNNNNNNNNNNNNNNNNNNNNNNNNNNNNNNNNNNNNNNNNNNNNNNNNNNNNNNNNNNNNNNNNNNNNNNNNNNNNNNNNNNNNNNNNNNNNNNNNNNNNNNNNNNNNNNNNNNNNNNNNNNNNNNNNNNNNNNNNNNNNNNNNNNNNNNNNNNNNNNNNNNNNNNNNNNNNNNNNNNNNNNNNNNNNNNNNNNNNNNNNNNNNNNNNNNNNNNNNNNNNNNNNNNNNNNNNNNNNNNNNNNNNNNNNNNNNNNNNNNNNNNNNNNNNNNNNNNNNNNNNNNNCCCATTCACCCACCTCACCGGGGGGGCTCTCCCTGTTCCCGGGGGGGGCCGAGGGAGGTGAAGCGCTGTCGGAAAGGCCGACCTATGTACATCCCTGAACGTggcggccccgggggggggggggggggggggggggggggggggggggggggggggggggggggggggggggggggggggggggggggggggggggggggggggggggggggcccctccctgcccccGGGGGGCTCCGGCCTCCCCCTCCACCCGCTATGAGGTCTGGCATTGGACGTGCTGGCGCATCCCGTCCTCGAAATCATCCTCGTGATAGGCTTCTCCGGCGTAGGGCCGCCGGCCCGGCCCCCCGTGCGCCGTGTAATCGCTGAGCTCCACCTCCTCCGTGTCCTCCGTGGCCATCACCTCCTCCTGGGGCGGGAAGAACGCCTGCAGCTGCCGCAGGCGCTCCGCGGGCAGCCAGCCCGGCTCGGGGAACTTCACCTGCGGCCAGACAGCACAGGTGAGAGGGGGAGGTGGCAACTCAGAAATGTCGACTCCCACCTTGCTCCAGCTCACCTCGAACTGCAGGATGAGCTTTCCCTTCTGAAAGGGGCTCCTGTAGACAGGCATGCCCTCGTTGGGGATGCACTTCAGGTCTCCAGGCCGGATCACGTCACCTGAGAGAGATAAAGCTGTAACTCCCTCCTAGCTAGTTCCTGTGGGCAGCTTCTAAgagggagccaggctctgcatAGGAGACAGGACAAAGGATTCCAAAGAGGCCCTTTGCCTTTCTCAGGGTTCGTAGTTTATTTTATGGTGGTCCAGGAGCAAAGAGCAAGAAGGAACCTATGGTGGTCCAGGAGTAAAGAGCAAGAAGGAACCGGGTCtaagaaaaaggcaggaaggaagggataAAAAGAGAGGGCAAGGGTTATACTGTGGGACAGTTACTGGGGTTTAGGACAAACCATTCCTTAAACCTCTGGGACACTGGATTACAACATCTCCCCGTTTTTAACAAGCTCACCGTGCCGTGCTGGCAGCTCCCCGCCCCCAGCTGTCTCTcaggtgtccctgagccccTCTCACCTGGCGGGGAGGACACCAGCAGGGTGCGGTTGTCCAAGGTGCGAATCACCTGCCGGCAGCCGCACAGGGCGTCGGCCAGGCTGATCTCCCTCCTGACAATGAGGTCGTCGCCGCTGCGCCGGAAAACAGGATGCTCCTTCTGATCCAGCACAATGATGATGTCCCCGGGCTCCAGGCCAGGCACCTGGTCCCCTTCCTCGTGGAAGGTGATTTTCTGCCCGTCCTTCATGCCTGTGAGGAGCGTGGGGAAAGCTCAGGGCACGTGCTGCGCTCCGGGGTGACCCCTCTCTGCCTCCAGCCGTGTCTCACCTTTATCCAGGTGGACGCTGaggattttcttctccctcacaACCTTGCGGCCGTTGCAGGTGAGGCAGCAGTCCCGGGGCCGGATCCACTCgccctggccctggcactgggaacaCACCGTCTGGATCTGCTGGATCATGCTGGGCCCCAGCTGGTGGATGCGAACCTCCATGCCCGAGCCGTGGCACTTGGGGCACCTCCTCTGCGCCCCCTCCCGCACCCCACAGCCTGTGCAAGGGGGGCAGGGGGTCACAcagtggggcaggggggggccgggggggggggggggggggggggggggggggggtgccgggGCGGCCCCCCGGCCCCCGCAGCCCCTCACTCACCCCCACACTTGCGGCAGATGATGTTTTTTTGCAGGGACAGCTTCCGCGTGGAGCCGTTGTACAGGTCCTCCAGCGACACCGAGAGCTGGTGCACCACTGTcttccctgggcacagggcagaggtTGGCTCAGCACCAGCCACGTGTCACCCCCCATGCCATGGCTGGACGGGCACTGGACACCACTCAGGGTCACCAGGTCTGCCCAGAGCCagtcctgctccttccccaagGCAGGGACACGGACAGGGATCGGTCACACCAGGCTGGGCATCTCCAAGCCCGGATCCCGCCAGTGCTGAGCCCCCAGtgtgggcagggcacagctcccaccccagggctcccagccactctccagctgctccagctggagctgctgggacgTTCCCTTGGCCTCCTAATTGCCCTGCTATTAACTCATTGCCACCTCAGCAAGAAGCGCCTGGCGAGTCACCCCTCCCGAGTCACCCCGTCCCTGTGACCCAGGCCCAAGGCATCCTACAGTCACCAGGCTGGCCCTGCACACAGCGTCCTGCTGCCACCCCCGGGGCTGCACTGGTGACTCAGCtcagcccgggggacagcggcAGGGGAAAGCCgggacaaggacagggaaggGCCCTTTGAAGAGCGGCAGGTGGAGAAAGtaatgagggtggtgaggcgcTGCACCGGGCTGTGCCGCGGGGGCAGAGACAGTCTGGGGAGGCCAGCTGGATCCAGGCGTCCCCAGAGCCAGTGCTGGGCACCAGCATGCACTCTGCACAAAATCCCAGCAGGTCTGTGAGCTCCTGagacagtgctgtgctgggcaccaaCCCACTGATACAACACAGGGGTCCCAGCAAGCCTGTGACCCCCTGAGCCAACATCACACCAGCCCCCTCCCACACCATGGCTCCCAGTGGTCCCTTGTCCCCCAagtcagtgctgtgctgggcaccagcCCACTGAGAGAGGGGTCCCAGCAAGTCTGTGAACCCCCTGAGCCAACATCACACTGCATCACACCAGCCCCCTCCCACATCATGGTTCTCAGTGATCCCTTGTCCTCCaagccagtgctgtgctggcaccagcC
It encodes:
- the LOC101806389 gene encoding dnaJ homolog subfamily A member 1-like, which encodes MVKETGYYDLLGVRPGASLDEIKRAYRRLALRYHPDKNPSEGERFKQISQAYEVLSDAHKRALYDRGGERAMKEGGLGGRGGGGGFGSPMDIFDLFFGGGVRMRGRADRRGKTVVHQLSVSLEDLYNGSTRKLSLQKNIICRKCGGCGVREGAQRRCPKCHGSGMEVRIHQLGPSMIQQIQTVCSQCQGQGEWIRPRDCCLTCNGRKVVREKKILSVHLDKGMKDGQKITFHEEGDQVPGLEPGDIIIVLDQKEHPVFRRSGDDLIVRREISLADALCGCRQVIRTLDNRTLLVSSPPGDVIRPGDLKCIPNEGMPVYRSPFQKGKLILQFEVKFPEPGWLPAERLRQLQAFFPPQEEVMATEDTEEVELSDYTAHGGPGRRPYAGEAYHEDDFEDGMRQHVQCQTS